In Cryptomeria japonica chromosome 5, Sugi_1.0, whole genome shotgun sequence, the genomic window TTGTCCTTCTTGGCCAGTTCTATTGATGTGAAAAACACTTCTATAGAGGTGGAGATTGGCTAGTTAGATGAAGCTAGTTGGAGTCCCATTGGGGCTTTTGATGCCGAGGTCAGTGAGGTTTTCAGACCCTTCTTAAAACCTAGTTTTTCAGAAAAATGGTACAGTACTGTTATCTCACTTTTGGTGTTGTTTTGGCTAATTTATGCTTATTTTTCTTAGAGGGAGGTCTATCTCTTTCTAGTCCCTATTGAGGTCGGTCCTTATCTTATTGAGATGGAGAGGTCCAGTACTGGATGGATGCTCACTTTTAGGAGGTTTGTTAGGGCtgcaggttgtgggagccttgtaaaacccatatGCATACTGGATGCTAGTAGTTTTAAAGGGCCCATCTTGGCTAGGTgttgtctttgtttttggttaagggaaATTTTTTCTTTCAATGACCTGAGGTCTTTGTTGTAGGTTAATGGAGCCTCAAAAAACTCTTCTCTGCTGGTTTTGGGGGGCAGTTTAAATCCCAATCCAAAGGGTAGGGGAGCCTTTTAAAACCCTATGTGTCCAGGTTGTGAATGTGTACCTATTTTTTGTAACCCAATGTCTTTGATGGTGATGGGTGTTTGGAAGCACCCATGGTATCAGTCAAAGGTTAAGGGATCCTCAGTAAAACCCTTGTGCATCTATTAGAGGCTAGTCTTTTCAGCCTTGATTGTGGTTGGGCTACTAGTTTTCTTATGATTACTCTTTTTGCCAATGTTGTATTGTGAGTTCCAGATCTTGGTATAATATGAGGGTTTTGGGTCCATTCAAAACTTCTGGGGTTTcatgtcccctcaaaacctattgtttggggtttcgagtcccctcaaaacctgtttttcccttaataaaaaataatatagttatTAATTCACCCCAATACATAATGATTGAGGAAGATGTCTTAGGATATAGATTGGAGTTTTGGGACCATGCATTTATTGTCAAGATGTTCTCATTTTTCAATAGATCACATATACTAAGATTGGAGTTATTGGAAGGGATAGTTTGGGGGATGTTTTATTCTTCTTCTCATTATATAAAATCTATCAAGCTTACAATGTTATGGAAGATGTTGCTATTCTTAGTGCTCTAAAAAGTGGGTGTGCCCTTGGTcatagaaaaatcatctatgaatcTAACTCACATGTAGTAGTTGATACATTGAATAAGTGGTAGTAGGATGGAGTGAATTAGCAGTTGGCCTTTGTGTCCACTTATATCTCTAGTCTTTGTCATTATTTTGACTCTATCATATTTTGTGACATTGCTCGAGAGTTGAACAAGGTGGTAGATTGCTTGGTGAAATGGGCTTCTGAGTAGATGAGAACATGTAGTGTTGAGGAATGGGGAAATTTATCCAATGGGCATTCTTTAATGTTAGAAGTTCTAGTCATGGAGGACAAGAGAGGTTATTTCGATAGTTCTAGAGAAATTTGATTAGTTGggtgtattttttttttatcttttcacctcttcGTGGTTGTGTTGAGCTTAATTGTCCTATACCAGGGTCCCTTGATTAATAAATATTTAACcctcaacaaaaaaaataaaagctTGATACAACTTATCAATTATATTTCAAGAATTCTTTTCATATAGTTATTTGAAATATATCCACATatattgatttttttgttgaaaatctaaaaatatttAAGATTAAATGATACAATATTTATTAACAATAAATTTTTGCAAGACAAGTAAATGCAAATATTATAATTAACAACACATGAAGATCTTTGGATGCTTTTAAAGAAGCATCTTTGAAATCTCATGTAGTTTGGAAACTTAGAATAGAAGAACTCATATCAAAGAGAAATATGGTATTTGTACAAATAAACTCTGAGTTCTTTCTATGAAATAATTTTTACTCTACATAGGAAATATCAAGATTGTAGTCTTCTAATCTACAAATCAATACTCTACAAACAATGTTTCTAACACCAACATTtaacatttattatattattataatatagttATATTTTTCATAGTTTTTGGTGGACACATTTTGAACATTGTTTattaataggtcttattatgttcTCCTTTCTTGATGAGAAAGCCAACAACAAACTCCATTTCTTTGGAGAGATATTATTCTACAAgaacataattttttttacaattctAAGGAACAATTCTTCTGTCAATCTCTTGCATCCCAAATGAGCTTCTACAATATTTTCTAAAACTTCTTTATAATTGTTGACTACAAGTCTTCCAAACATAATCTATTCACCTCTTTTAAAATCTGTCATAGAATATGGATGAATTCCTCTCACACTTTTTACAAACTCTAAGCAAATGATCCCTCTCTCTTCACAATGCTTTCCAtttctcttgaatttggaccaaaaTAAGGTATGTTAAATGATTCCCATTTCTCTCTTTCAATAATGCCCTGCcaataataaaaattacattttgTGTCATtataaataatatacaatataactTAAAAATTTGCTATTTTTTATAAATTTGTGATTACAAACTCTAAAGTTAAACATCACGCATATTTACAGTCCAAAGGTAATGCTATGTTGCTCTCTTGAAAAACATACACTTGTTTCTTTTAACTGGAAAGGTTGGTAGCATTTATGCTAAGCCCTAAAATGATAACAACTTGAGTTTGGGATTTGACGTTgtcaacaaaaccaaaaaaaaactagaaaatccCTAAATGAAAACTTATATTGCGGTGTGCGAAAAACATGAATTATAGATAGAAACAAACAAACCAAAAACAAAACGAGATAGAGATACCACCTCATTAACTAGCTCCTCAAATGCACAGTCCACGTTATGCGCAAGATAGCCCAAAATGCCTTGCTCCTCCTTCATGTGGGTTCCTGCATTACGACCTGGCAGATATATAAGCATGCATCCCCCATCAACGATCTCCTCTGCCCGTGCCTTTAGAAACGCTGTGAAGTCTATATCAAACTGGTGTAGATACGCAGCTCCCACTGACTCCTCACAATCACCTGAAACGTAAACATGAAGAGAGTTTCCTTGTTGAATACTCTCTGGCACCTGCATTTGCGTCTTATCATGAGACAACTACATCATACTCATATATGCACAAGTTATGGTTTATTAGTCACCCGTGAAAGCCAATGTAAACTAAGAGAAGAGTGACAGAAATGCAGGCTTTTCCGTGGGAGTAGACGTCTGAAATGTGATCCACACACAGCCGCTGCAATATAAGACCTTCCAGCTAATGGATTGTTATCACCATCGTTATCAACATCAGCATAGTCTGGTCTGTGGGGAGGCAACATTCAAAACAGTGAATTGAAATCATTAGAAGGAAGGTCGATGAAATATACCTCAAATTCTGGCATCTCATGTTCCTCAAACGAGCGTTTCACAGCACTGACAATGGTGACTACCACCACAAGAGTACTGTTCCCAAAACCACACACGAAATCTGCTATCCTAAATATTCCCCCCACATTAGACTTCAATCTCATATTCTCACAAATGGCGCGCTCTAGAATTGGTTTCATAGCTTGAATCGCATTTAACTGCACAAGGAAATTCGCCAAATCTAGTTCTACCATAATTCTTCACAATAAAAAGCATAGAGCTTTAAAAGGAATGCATGTTCTGTACCTGACTTGAAGACGCTTTGGCATACCTAGAATCTCCATCTCCAGCCTTCATGCCAAGCACATTCTCCAGGGCCAGTTTAGTGTAGTACTTTGGAATAACATTTTGTTGTTGCTTTGCAAATTAGTGTAGTACTttttgtttagtagatataatcTGCTTGCTATATCATGGCTAAATATTGGTCTAAATATACAGTTAGTGAATAGGCAAATCGTACAAATTAGAAAATCGTGTTAGTAAACTCCTATTATACTATAAAAAATCTAGTTGtcatttcaaataatcatttttcATGCTGTCAAATTGATAAACATACATATTGTTggattattggagagattgttggatttggttgttcattgctcctgctatgatatgttgttgttattgatgtcaacatattctagtGAGTTATTCCGAtgagttattctggtgagtttgggaagagttttttatttggttttgtagtttggttttattgatcactattttgcagactCCGGCATTTCCTCCgatatatttcagtgtgatcaaatcttctatttcttcatttgtttaagatgatcttttgtatcttcatttcagatggttcatgatttggttttctgcaagttatctttcctcgtgacaattgttgattggttgtgttcttgaacaTTGAGACATTGACCAataaagatttgaaaagaggtgtttgtgcaactattttagatgattttaacgtgcttgttggtgtttcctaataatgtcctttttgttttggtgatctgcattggtCGTTgcatgattttttggtgatttctattaATCGGTGATCATTtttcatgttatgtagtatttttggtggtgtagcgtattgcggttgatcttggaggaatttccggtggatgtaatcatttgggaatttaaaCTAGGTCCACActatgtaatgcaaatcataatgttggtctgatggttgatctttgtattgtgcaaTGTAATTTtggtaattgtgagttgagggttgagggtttagccgaccttgttatcaaggttgatgatttgtataaataggtgagatgcttatgtaatttaggtgttggtattatgtttgcattatcagaaagAGACGATTGTGTGAACAAAAGAGATTTCATttggtgaagtgttgtggtgagattagtgttgcagagtagacaattgtgctttaccaaaactgtcattaggcatttttagatgttatcattgtaattcattctttctggattataGTCCAACTCATATTGTAAGTTAGTTAGACTTCctcaagggttgtagcctttcgagcatatatcttttgagtagtgagctctaggcagtgtgtctgaatgcatgtgcattccccattgtagtattttcacatactactatagagtatcatcttactgtaggTAGgtccccactgtgttttttcccttaactgggttttccatatcaaaatcttggtattgtgtgttgtgttgttaattttcttatctattattgTTGCAATCTATCACtttatgttttaaaatttaatttgttgTGATTTGGTGAAgactgatccaccccccctctcagtctacCTTCTTGattgtttctaacaattggtatcggagctattgctaagaattggtatcagagctagatccttcagtagaagtttaattgcttgaggagatccaaaatggcagctcaaggtattcttttcaagaaggacagcttgaggtttgatggaagaaactatactatgtggaagagatagatggaggtgcatttgaaatgtcttggagaagattatctgaagatgactaagaatgcctatgttgttccttagaatggaccatccactcctaatgaggttaaggaagcttaatataacattagagtgaaggaagcatttcttagtgccttgactgattctaaaatgacaaatattATGGAACTTCAGATCGCACATaagatttgggtgaagcttgaaatcctatatgaaggCAATAGtaaagtgaaagttgctaagttacagagtttaaatggaaagtatgagacattgaatatgggagatgatgagaacatacattcatacatggctaaggtgaatgagcttgtccttggtatcagatctaccaatggaaagattgaagaagatgagattgttgctaagatgctgagatctttgcctcttgcttataaacatagggttgttgctattgataagatccagagtgtaactacagtgacaagagatgtgttggttggaaaacttgttgcatttgagctgagcaaatctggagaatcacatggaaagtttgggacaacattcaaagcatcaacatttGTGTCTAGTAAGCAAAAATTTGATCCTCGTGAGTGTAGGATATCCAAATATGATAGAGAAAGAAGAGATATagtagagcaagaaagagagcttgataatcttgaagcattgattgcctagagattgcctaaaggtgccgggAAGTATGGTTGAAATTTGCCCTTTAAATGTTTTTCttctaataagataggacattttgcttctagatgcccagagagaatggctaagtatgacagacatgataagaatgataggcatgatagatatgagaagcatgaaaagtatgataagctttATAAGTTTAACCAAAattttagga contains:
- the LOC131072283 gene encoding loganic acid O-methyltransferase-like, which produces MKAGDGDSRYAKASSSQLNAIQAMKPILERAICENMRLKSNVGGIFRIADFVCGFGNSTLVVVVTIVSAVKRSFEEHEMPEFELSHDKTQMQVPESIQQGNSLHVYVSGDCEESVGAAYLHQFDIDFTAFLKARAEEIVDGGCMLIYLPGRNAGTHMKEEQGILGYLAHNVDCAFEELVNEVGIIEREKWESFNIPYFGPNSREMESIVKREGSFA